A part of Xenopus tropicalis strain Nigerian chromosome 4, UCB_Xtro_10.0, whole genome shotgun sequence genomic DNA contains:
- the b3gat3 gene encoding galactosylgalactosylxylosylprotein 3-beta-glucuronosyltransferase 3 (The RefSeq protein has 1 substitution compared to this genomic sequence): MRLRLRNIFLVYFVVSSVGLMYALLQIGTNAHGRIQHSVVKGHRDLPEDDHLPVIYVVTPTYARPHQRAELTRLSQTLLLIPSLHWILVEDSAERSKSVADLLAQSGLHYTHLNVQTPPVMKLKDSDPNWLKPRGVEQRNEALRWLKLNKSPKDFGVVYFADDDNTYSVRIFQEMRYTQKVSVWPVGLVGGLRYEGPRVEKGHVIGFHTAWKPHRPFPIDMAGFAVSLSLLLSHPEARFDPNAERGFLESSLLGQLVSIGDLEPRADNCTKVWVWHTRTEKPKLKQEEILEKQGRGSDLNIQV, translated from the exons GCACTAATGCCCATGGGAGAATTCAGCATTCTGTTGTGAAGGGACACAGAGACCTTCCAGAAGATGACCACCTGCCTGTCATATATGTGGTGACTCCAACTTATGCACG TCCTCACCAACGTGCAGAACTTACTCGCCTTTCTCAGACTCTGCTTTTGATTCCTTCCCTACACTGGATTCTAGTTGAAGACTCTGCAGAGCGGTCAAAGTCAGTGGCAGATTTACTTGCCCAGAGTGGCTTGCACTACACTCACCTGAATGTGCAGACACCCCCTGTAATGAAGCTTAAGGACAGTGATCCTAACTGGCTTAAGCCTCGAGGTGTTGAGCAGCGCAATGAAGCTTTAAGGTGGCTTAAGCTGAACAAATCTCCAAAGGATTTTGGGGTTGTGTACTTTGCTGATGATGACAACACTTACAGCGTCCGTATTTTTCAGGAG ATGCGTTACACACAAAAAGTCTCAGTGTGGCCTGTTGGACTAGTTGGAGGGTTGCGATATGAAGGCCCCCGTGTGGAGAAAGGACATGTAATTGGTTTTCATACAGCTTGGAAGCCCCACAGACCATTTCCTATTGACATGGCTGGATTTGCAGTTTCTTTATCACTGCTTTTGTCGCATCCTGAAGCTCGATTTGACCCCAATGCAGAAAGAGGATTCCTGGAAAGCAGTTTATTGGGACAACTGGTATCTATCGGGGACCTGGAGCCGCGAGCGCATAACTGCACAAAG GTCTGGGTGTGGCACACCCGCACTGAGAAACCAAAGCTCAAACAAGAAGAAATTTTGGAGAAACAAGGGCGGGGTTCAGATCTTAATATACAGGTGTGA
- the rom1 gene encoding rod outer segment membrane protein 1: protein MVLFKAKFSFQRRVKLAQTLWLLSWLSVLVGCLTFGMGIFLKVQLWIHNEVMDNTAAHAVPNTVITAGLVGILLGIYAGKISQASMEVTKYQRWKSFMLAFFFFAILSCLVCLAALVLSVALRGTLEESLKIGLRNAIRFYKDTDTPGRCYQKRSMDKLQMDFQCCGNNHPKDWFEVQWISNRYLDFSSKEVKDRIKSNVDGRYLMDSVPFSCCNPNSPRPCIQMQITNNSAHYSYNYQSDELNIWVRGCREALLSYYTGIMATNGAAVTLSFLLQASVLVSLRYLQTSMDKISGDDDVEAETEGFLLEKGVMETMNTTLVKIKDLFKSNQVETAEGGGEATAAS, encoded by the exons ATGGTCCTCTTTAAGGCCAAATTTTCTTTCCAGAGGCGAGTGAAACTTGCACAAACCCTATGGCTTCTCTCCTGGCTCAGTGTCCTAGTGGGGTGCCTGACATTTGGAATGGGGATCTTTCTAAAGGTACAGCTCTGGATACACAATGAAGTGATGGATAACACCGCAGCCCACGCTGTCCCCAACACGGTGATAACAGCAGGGCTGGTAGGAATACTGCTTGGCATCTATGCAGGGAAGATCAGCCAGGCCTCTATGGAAGTCACCAAGTACCAACGCTGGAAGTCTTTCATGTTAGCCTTTTTCTTTTTCGCTATCCTGAGCTGCTTAGTCTGCTTGGCTGCCCTAGTCCTCAGTGTGGCATTGAGGGGCACCTTAGAAGAATCCCTTAAAATAGGGCTAAGGAACGCAATTAGGTTTTATAAGGACACAGACACGCCTGGGCGCTGCTATCAAAAGAGGAGCATGGACAAGCTGCAGATGGATTTCCAGTGCTGCGGAAACAACCACCCCAAAGATTGGTTTGAGGTGCAGTGGATAAGCAATCGCTACCTGGACTTCAGCTCAAAGGAAGTCAAAGA CCGTATAAAAAGTAATGTGGATGGACGATATCTGATGGACAGTGTACCATTTAGCTGCTGTAATCCCAACTCACCCAGGCCTTGCATCCAAATGCAGATCACCAATAACTCAGCCCATTACAGCTACAACTACCAGAGTGATGAGCTTAACATCTGGGTGAGAGGCTGCAGGGAGGCGCTATTAAGCTACTACACTGGAATTATGGCCACCAACGGGGCAGCCGTTACCCTGTCTTTTCTCCTGCAG GCCTCTGTGCTGGTCAGCCTTCGCTATCTGCAGACCTCTATGGACAAAATCAGTGGTGATGATGATGTGGAGGCAGAGACAGAAGGTTTTCTTTTGGAGAAAGGAGTAATGGAAACTATGAACACTACCCTGGTGAAAATAAAAGATCTTTTCAAGTCAAATCAGGTGGAGACAGCAGAGGGAGGTGGAGAAGCAACAGCAGCCAGCTAG
- the b3gat3 gene encoding galactosylgalactosylxylosylprotein 3-beta-glucuronosyltransferase 3 isoform X1, whose protein sequence is MRLRLRNIFLVYFVVSSVGLMYALLQIGQPCDCKGTNAHGRIQHSVVKGHRDLPEDDHLPVIYVVTPTYARPHQRAELTRLSQTLLLIPSLHWILVEDSAERSKSVADLLAQSGLHYTHLNVQTPPVMKLKDSDPNWLKPRGVEQRNEALRWLKLNKSPKDFGVVYFADDDNTYSVRIFQEMRYTQKVSVWPVGLVGGLRYEGPRVEKGHVIGFHTAWKPHRPFPIDMAGFAVSLSLLLSHPEARFDPNAERGFLESSLLGQLVSIGDLEPRAHNCTKVWVWHTRTEKPKLKQEEILEKQGRGSDLNIQV, encoded by the exons GGCAGCCATGTGACTGTAAAGGCACTAATGCCCATGGGAGAATTCAGCATTCTGTTGTGAAGGGACACAGAGACCTTCCAGAAGATGACCACCTGCCTGTCATATATGTGGTGACTCCAACTTATGCACG TCCTCACCAACGTGCAGAACTTACTCGCCTTTCTCAGACTCTGCTTTTGATTCCTTCCCTACACTGGATTCTAGTTGAAGACTCTGCAGAGCGGTCAAAGTCAGTGGCAGATTTACTTGCCCAGAGTGGCTTGCACTACACTCACCTGAATGTGCAGACACCCCCTGTAATGAAGCTTAAGGACAGTGATCCTAACTGGCTTAAGCCTCGAGGTGTTGAGCAGCGCAATGAAGCTTTAAGGTGGCTTAAGCTGAACAAATCTCCAAAGGATTTTGGGGTTGTGTACTTTGCTGATGATGACAACACTTACAGCGTCCGTATTTTTCAGGAG ATGCGTTACACACAAAAAGTCTCAGTGTGGCCTGTTGGACTAGTTGGAGGGTTGCGATATGAAGGCCCCCGTGTGGAGAAAGGACATGTAATTGGTTTTCATACAGCTTGGAAGCCCCACAGACCATTTCCTATTGACATGGCTGGATTTGCAGTTTCTTTATCACTGCTTTTGTCGCATCCTGAAGCTCGATTTGACCCCAATGCAGAAAGAGGATTCCTGGAAAGCAGTTTATTGGGACAACTGGTATCTATCGGGGACCTGGAGCCGCGAGCGCATAACTGCACAAAG GTCTGGGTGTGGCACACCCGCACTGAGAAACCAAAGCTCAAACAAGAAGAAATTTTGGAGAAACAAGGGCGGGGTTCAGATCTTAATATACAGGTGTGA